The genomic window taagcatatttttttaagataatCTAATATAATATGATTCTAGtgttctttgtcttttcttaAAGTTCAAATCTCGTTGAAGTTCatctctaattttctttattgcaTCAAAACTCGTGGTGTTGTCTTCTCGATATGTATCCAAAAGTTGTGAAGAGTTCTAGACGCGATAATTGTTTCCTTATGGTCATTATTCCCAAAAGTTTCACATTATcgtcttcaacttcttcactAACATTACAGACATAAATCACGATTTCTtctaaaaactctaaattttTGAGTATGCTTCATTTTCATCCAGATAGTCGAGTAGTCTATTGACATTTATCCTATTTCAAAAGAATAGTGTTGTATTTtgctaaaatatttctataaattgataaatattaatttattaatttataaagtttctACTGTATTCACGTTTATGGGTAGGTACAGTTAAAGTTTTCACGTTTATATACATTGTTGAATTGAATATAGGAAACATCCtgtttgttcaaaaaaaaaaaatgaaacatccTACTACATATAGTTGAGCCGTTGCATGCATAGTACACATTtgtattcgttttttttttatcaacaaacGATTTGTATTCATTTCCATATTTTCTCTAgtacaaataaataaacaataaagaatattaaataaaaactgatGTTTTAAACTcctgaaaaccaaaactccatgaataaaaaaggtttttacGTGTAATGCAACAACACTCTCTCTGTACAGTGTAACACTTAACCTTCCCTTGGGTTTTGTAATACCAAACCTCTTGATGTTTCAGTTAACAGCAGAGAGGGGATATCTTGAATCCGACACAGCTGCCTCGTAAAGAGACGAAGCGCGTATaaggtgttgttgttgctgctgctgctgctgctttgCATCCCCATTGGCTTGCTTCGACAACTTCTCATCACGAAACGCTCTCAGTAACTCCTCAGATGCTGGAGTTCTAAGCTCTTCGATGGACTCAATGCTTGGTATGTCGATTGGTCTTTTCTTTGGCGTTGAACATGATGGTTCATCCACCTGTTCCATCCAAAAACACATCTCTATTGTTAACTAGACTCTAAAAACAATAGTAATGTCTGAAATCTGCGGGTTTCTCGGTTTGTTTTGTGCAAGTTGAAATAGTAAAAACTTACTACATATTCATCAAGAAGACATTTCCCTGCATTCTCTGTGATCTCTATGATCTTGTGATTGTGATCACTCTTTAGCTCTATCAAGTCTTCACAGCATGGAATGATCATGGAGTTGACCTTTGTACATGCATCATTATCGAGTTGCAATGAATCTGCAAATGTAGAAAACTTTCAGCAAATAAATGAAGAACCTTTTGAATCTGTAAATTTAAGGGAGTTAGGTAGCTCTACTCACGATCGATGGAAGTAAGGAGGCTACTATTTGCAGCATCAAAAACATCAAGAGAGGATGAAACAGCGGTCGAGAATTGAGAGCGTAGGTTCTCATTGGCATCCATGCCACCTCTGTTGAGAGATTGAAGTGATAAGTGACTTGAGACATATGACAGACgatgaaaaaaagagaaatggtTTGCGGAGATCAAACCTAACGATGGAGTCAACAGAAGCCACATTGTTTCGTTCTAGACTGACAAGTGATTCTTGAGCTTTCCTCCATTGATGTGCACTCATCTCGGTCTTCTCCAAACTACAATTATCCATTTCGAAAGGTCAAGCAAATGCATGAAAAAAGCTCGGCGCGTGggattatatatgttatgaaGTTTTGTAGACtgtgagatttttatttataccaGTTTAAGAGAACTTCTTGCATAGCTTTCTTCCCGCTCTCAACTGCTGAAGTGTCCTCGTGGTGGCTTGATTCTGTTTTCTCCATGTGAATGCTCCACTCTGCTTTAATGGAAGAAGTTGAATCTTGCATTGTTGACATCTCATGCTGTAGGGTAGTAGTTCTGGTGGATGCGCTCTCGCGTAGATCGTGTACAGCCATTTGGACCTACGAAAAGATTGAAGAGTTTGCTTAAAGACTTAAATCAAATTCAGTTCCTAAGAACTAACATGCAGAATTGCATACGTACAAGGTTTTTCTTCCTAGCATTAGAATTTGCAAGAAGCTCTGCTACTTTCTCTAGCAATTGTCTCTCTTCATTTGCAGCACATTCCTACAAGACAGATGAAACAGCATTAGAGTCTACACAAGGCACTTGCAGCTGCGCATGTGTCAAGAAGCCAAGAACCAGAATCACCTCAAACTTGTTTTCAAATTCGCTCAATTTCTTGTGGTTAACTGTCTGTGCCTCTTCTACTATCCCGGTTAATTTGGTAGCATGTGTGTCTAGAGTCTTGAAGAATTCTACTGTTACTTTTGAAACTGACCTTGCTGTATCCACAGCTCGCGAGTGTGCCTGCAGATAATAATGTTTCAACAGAAATGTCCGATATTTATGTTGTAACATTTAGGATCATCAAAGATTATTGAACCTTCCGTTGCTGCTGTGCAAATGTAATAAGCTTCTCTTCCTGTTTGTTAAGGCTACTTTGGAGATCTTGCAGTAACATGTCAGCCTCGGAAGCAAAACCCTTGAAAACCTACAAGAGacaacaaaggaagaaaattgaCTCAGAACAGAGATAACATTCTCAAGTACTAGACTTACATTCACAACAAAGGTATAGTGTGATAATTAAAGTACTAGACTTACATTCACAACAAAGGTATAGTGGGATAATTAAAGTCCTAGACTTACATTCTCAAGTTCATGCGAATGTTTCGAAACTTCTGAGTTAAGGCTACTAAATGTTGACTGAGAATTTCCATCTAGCTTCACAGCTATGTTATCAAGAGCTTCAATGCCAGAACCATAAACTCTCTTCAGTTTTGAAAGTCTATCACGGAGTTCTTCAGTAGCCTTTACAAGAAAACAGCAGAATGAGGCCAAAAATGATCAGtgagaataaaaaaagaccatatagaaagaaacaaaaatctagtTCAGATTATGATGTGTCACCTCAGATTTTGTCGACACAAAGGACTCCATGTCTTCCTCCATGTGTTTTAGTTGAACCTCTTGTTGAGTCACCGAAGAAGCCACAGTCTTATGCAATAGCTCAAGCTGTTGTGTGAGCTGTGACTGGAACTTTTGGATGAGAAATCTGTTTCCATCCTCGATTTTGTCCTTTCTTTCTgcataacaacaacatttaTGAAGCAGGGAACATTTatcaacagaaacaaaaatatttggtcCATGAATCTTTTACCTATTTTGGAAAACAAGTTGGAAACATCTGATGATGCACTTTCTAGTTCTGTGCGTAGCTGAAAGGCTCGCTCGACAAGTGATTTTTCTGCAAGTCACAAGAATGTTATTGTAAGAATTTCTAACTGCTAAGACAGGATTCCCCTCATGAGAACGGgtactaaaaagaaaatcaagtaCCTGACTTGAGGAGATTAGATATCACAAATTCCTTCTCTTTAATGGTTGCATTCGCCTGTCTGTATTTCTCTTCAAGATCAAACAATGAGTGCTCAGTTTCCTCAAGCTTTTTCTGATATTTGTAGAAAGATATGCAGTTAGCTTTTTGTGCATTtcgataaatatatataagaaatggTTTCATGAGGAGTTAGAAGAGAAATCAGGCCCAGGCGTATACCTCAGTTTTTTCAAGTTTCTCACTCAACTCTGCAGTTAAAATCTGCTGAGAATTGTATAGCTCCTGAAGGTCAACGACTCGCTGCAGGGCCAACATAATCGttacaaaaatgttatatgaGGCATTAATGGGATATGGATTCAATGTGTGTTTTCATACCTTGTCCTTGGATTCTGATTGAAGTTCTAATCTTTCTATCTTTTCAGCCATTGCCTGTGATTAGAACACAAATGAATAGAGTTACTTTTTACATTCAGGATTGGAAAGGACAAAGGAATAGATAAGAACCATTCATTCAGAGAAAAGTTAAACCTTTTTCTCAGCCTCTTCTTGAATGTAGCGGTCTTTTGGAATATAAATCCCATTCTTCTCTCTTGCAGCATATACCTCTAAGAAAATAGAGGAAAGTTATTAAGGAATGCCTTGAAACTAATGGATAAAATGATCATACTGTTACCTTGCTTCAGTCTGTCAATCTCAGAGTACAGATCTTTCATGACAGCagatttcatcatcttctggtTGATCTGGAATCAAAGAGGAAGCTGTTAGAGCTGTTGTTTTATTCAAGAGATAATATTGCAGAAGAATGTCGCTAAGACTCACCTCTGGTTTGTTCTTGATATTCTTGGCGCGATGTGCATAATCCAAAGTGCTTAGAGTCTCTTCTAAACAGTGGATGGAAGGTGAAATTGTGGCGATTACACAAGTTTTCGTCTTTCCTCCCAATGATTCTCTCAAGAGCCTCGTCAATTTGCTATCtctgaaaattcaaaagcaaTAGCTGAGTATACTCTAATGTCAAACCAATACTGAAGACACCAAGAACAAGGAGATTACTTATTATCGTTTTCTATCAAGTGATCACTTGTACCTGTAAGGAATATGACCAGAGTGCTCCACAAGCGCGTTAATGACACGGCCAAGAGTAAGTAAACTCTTGTTGATCTCTCCAGCTTCTCTGGCTCGTCCCTGCAATAACAGTTGTCAAAATGCTTAGCACTAGCTTCCATGACTGCCTGGAAGACACTGACCTCAGAGACGATGATAATAAGATAAAGTATACCTCTCGTGCACCAGAACGTGAGATATTCTCGGAACCAGCAAGGTCAACAAGATTTAGTTTCCCACATTTGATCATCTCTTCTCCCTCTGGAGTATTTTCCTTAATGTGAATGGTTATGGAAAATATTGAATGAGAGCGACTACTTTGCTTATTCAAAAGAGTTTCAGCTGTACGCCTTTTCGCGGAACCTTTTTCTAAGATCTTGTATATCTCATTCGCTGTACTTACTATCTCTTCTTCTAACCCACGGACAAAGACACTTCCTTTCCCGTCTTCCATGAGGGCAATCGATTTTTTAGACTTCTcatcaacaaattttataGTCTCCTCTGGTGCTAAAAGATCTGAGATTTCCTCATTATATAGTTCTAGGAAGGTGACCTTCATGCTATATTCAGCCCCCTGAGCTTCTAATATGTCGAAAATTTGCTTAACAGCTCTTGGAATAACACCTGCGTCACTCGGGAACTCACCATTCTACAAATAGCAACCGTAGctatttattaaaaaccatGACAAATACATCTGAATCATACAGAATCATGTTAGGTTCGTTTTAGAGGAGCCAACCTTTTTCCTTGCACCTCCTTCCATCGTATACGTCTTTCCAGTTCCGGTCTGACCATACGCAAATATGGTACAGTTGTAACCCTCAAGTACTTCAAACACAATTGGACAAATGGCTTGGTCATATAAGTCCTTCTGTTGAGATGCTGGACCGAAGACCTGAGAAGGtcaaagagaaaatgagaaaattgaGGGACAAGCATAGTCAAGAAACAAGCTTCAAGGCAACTTTATCAACTTTATAACCTTATCGAAAGCAAAATGTCTATCAATATGCTTTCCAGCAATACTCTGAGTGGCAGCAACTTCTCTACGGTTCTCGTTACAAGAAATCACCACCGGTGTATGAATTCTAGCTTCATCCTCACTCAATGGCCTATAAAGAACCAAAAACCAGcaagaaagatcaaaacccaaaagagaccaaaatacaaaaaactcAGAGCACACTAAAAGCGCACCTGCAACGCAATATGACCTGCACATTCACACccttttctttatcatttctATTGGTTGAATTTGATTCAGAAGATCTCGATTCTCTTGCTGATTTGTCACTTGATCGTGGTGTCTGAGCTGGAGAGAGAGATACAATCCCACCTCTTCGTTGCTGAATCGAATCCATTCTGCTAAAATTATCTACCATTTAGATTCTCTGcacaaacaaatcattcaCATTGAGCAAATGGATCCAAGGTAACCAAAACCAACATTCTCAAACCAATCAAGCATTTAAAGGTCACATCTTTGAGAAGCCCAAAAACTTAAACTACAAGTTCTAATCTAGAATCCAAGACTTTCGCAGTTTGACCCAAATTTAGCAACTTTCTTACTCAAATTGACTCCATTTCATGAAtcagcaaaaacaaaacaaaatcagtgaacaaaatgtaaatacaTTGCTGAAGCTACTTCAATATCTAGCTACTTTAGTACCAAGCTATATCTAGATCCTTCTCTTAATACCGATGACAGGAAATCGGATCAAACGATCGAGtaacaaaatgaagaatcttGGAAGATGATTCAGCGAGTAGTACTTTTCCCGGAAGCAAAACCCACTCTGGAGATTTGAAGACTTACAGAGAAGGATCAAGTTTCAGCAATGGTGGATTCGAAAGAGAGCGActtggagagagagagagagagtgtgacTTCAACTGCATTTATTGTTCCTTCTTCtcaaagcagaagaagagatgagagaTGAAGTAAAAGGCACAAAACTTAAAGTaaagatcaaatttttgtaaacGACGTTACGGTTTAAGAAGACCGGAGCAAACCGAGATTTCGGTTCCGGTTTGACGATTTATTATCCtaattatctttatttttccacTTCTTAATGAATAAATTCCTGATAATGGAAAAATAGTTACATTCATTCACATTACTAATTTGgttaattatttgtaaaagcgtataagttaaataaaattgtgaATATTGGTCTGGTTTGATTTATATTGGTTAGCGGTTTAGTTTGGGTTATTATTTTGATGAACTTTGGATTAGAAGACAAAAATTTGTCTTCCCGTTTTGAGGGGAAAAGTTAGAGCCTTTTCAGATTTTCTTCCataatcaattttaaattGTAGCTCAGTCCCATTaactaaaaagtttaaaatttaaatttgaatttgagatATTAGTTAGTAACTTTTTTTCAACTCTAATGCAAAAACTGTCTAATTTCTCACCTAAATATATCTactaaaaaaaagacaacCACCCATAATGCGGAAATTTG from Arabidopsis thaliana chromosome 3, partial sequence includes these protein-coding regions:
- a CDS encoding P-loop containing nucleoside triphosphate hydrolases superfamily protein (P-loop containing nucleoside triphosphate hydrolases superfamily protein; FUNCTIONS IN: microtubule motor activity, ATP binding; INVOLVED IN: microtubule-based movement; EXPRESSED IN: 23 plant structures; EXPRESSED DURING: 13 growth stages; CONTAINS InterPro DOMAIN/s: Kinesin, motor region, conserved site (InterPro:IPR019821), Kinesin, motor domain (InterPro:IPR001752); BEST Arabidopsis thaliana protein match is: P-loop containing nucleoside triphosphate hydrolases superfamily protein (TAIR:AT2G28620.1).) produces the protein MVDNFSRMDSIQQRRGGIVSLSPAQTPRSSDKSARESRSSESNSTNRNDKEKGVNVQVILRCRPLSEDEARIHTPVVISCNENRREVAATQSIAGKHIDRHFAFDKVFGPASQQKDLYDQAICPIVFEVLEGYNCTIFAYGQTGTGKTYTMEGGARKKNGEFPSDAGVIPRAVKQIFDILEAQGAEYSMKVTFLELYNEEISDLLAPEETIKFVDEKSKKSIALMEDGKGSVFVRGLEEEIVSTANEIYKILEKGSAKRRTAETLLNKQSSRSHSIFSITIHIKENTPEGEEMIKCGKLNLVDLAGSENISRSGAREGRAREAGEINKSLLTLGRVINALVEHSGHIPYRDSKLTRLLRESLGGKTKTCVIATISPSIHCLEETLSTLDYAHRAKNIKNKPEINQKMMKSAVMKDLYSEIDRLKQEVYAAREKNGIYIPKDRYIQEEAEKKAMAEKIERLELQSESKDKRVVDLQELYNSQQILTAELSEKLEKTEKKLEETEHSLFDLEEKYRQANATIKEKEFVISNLLKSEKSLVERAFQLRTELESASSDVSNLFSKIERKDKIEDGNRFLIQKFQSQLTQQLELLHKTVASSVTQQEVQLKHMEEDMESFVSTKSEATEELRDRLSKLKRVYGSGIEALDNIAVKLDGNSQSTFSSLNSEVSKHSHELENVFKGFASEADMLLQDLQSSLNKQEEKLITFAQQQRKAHSRAVDTARSVSKVTVEFFKTLDTHATKLTGIVEEAQTVNHKKLSEFENKFEECAANEERQLLEKVAELLANSNARKKNLVQMAVHDLRESASTRTTTLQHEMSTMQDSTSSIKAEWSIHMEKTESSHHEDTSAVESGKKAMQEVLLNCLEKTEMSAHQWRKAQESLVSLERNNVASVDSIVRGGMDANENLRSQFSTAVSSSLDVFDAANSSLLTSIDHSLQLDNDACTKVNSMIIPCCEDLIELKSDHNHKIIEITENAGKCLLDEYVVDEPSCSTPKKRPIDIPSIESIEELRTPASEELLRAFRDEKLSKQANGDAKQQQQQQQQHLIRASSLYEAAVSDSRYPLSAVN
- a CDS encoding uncharacterized protein (unknown protein; Has 30201 Blast hits to 17322 proteins in 780 species: Archae - 12; Bacteria - 1396; Metazoa - 17338; Fungi - 3422; Plants - 5037; Viruses - 0; Other Eukaryotes - 2996 (source: NCBI BLink).), yielding MVDSKESDLERERESVTSTAFIVPSSQSRRRDER